From a single Lytechinus variegatus isolate NC3 chromosome 9, Lvar_3.0, whole genome shotgun sequence genomic region:
- the LOC121421602 gene encoding potassium voltage-gated channel protein Shaw-like, whose translation MHVALDRVMEEDEDGESAVERLVSMRAAQAAQDNKVRINVGGIRHETYKSTLRNIPDTRLAWMTTVSITNTTADYDPITCEFFFDRHPTMFEAVLNYYRTGKLHAPSNVCGPAFEEELQFWGIDEKQIEPCCWSHYTQHRDAQETLQKLQGAGFESEEEEEEDVAKIFGIEEVSETEKNQWYRKWQPRIWTLLEEPYSSRAALLTASISFIFVMLSIMSFCMETAESFTVINNGTNGEEYSEPIEALFILEGICVAFFTIELIVRLVFCPNKVKFFLEVLNIIDIVACIPFYVDAVVKIAGEHLTGQWNEILGFMRIVRIFRIFKLARHLSGLQILVHTLKASAKELVLLIVFLGLGVLISSSLIYYAERWVAQDGQRNDFQNIPVGFWWAVVTMTTVGYGDLVPRTWLGMVVGAITAIIGVLTLALPVPVIVNNFALYYTHAQARSKLPKKRKRVLVGAADALKTQGANISSSISGYSTQSTTEDDDASIRSDDMPLKTVSGTVQAAGENKKDTPAHLFTAASAKGEKTSISVTFTDECAETFASPKKTRSPSPTSPAPKEPGGEGGGKPARRMVKRMSLMPAARRESFMPNGNSGRTRSLPHGRRRSRMPSMPEVET comes from the exons ATGCATGTCGCATTGGATAGGGTAATGGAGGAAGACGAGGATGGCGAGTCGGCGGTTGAGAGACTCGTCTCCATGCGGGCAGCCCAGGCGGCTCAGGACAACAAAGTCCGTATCAACGTCGGCGGCATCCGCCACGAGACGTACAAATCGACGCTGCGCAACATCCCCGACACCCGCCTCGCGTGGATGACGACGGTCTCGATCACGAATACGACAGCGGATTACGACCCGATCACGTGTGAGTTCTTCTTCGACCGGCACCCGACGATGTTCGAAGCGGTGTTGAATTACTATCGAACGGGCAAGCTCCACGCGCCGAGCAACGTCTGCGGCCCGGCTTTTGAGGAGGAACTTCAGTTTTGGGGTATTGATGAAAAGCAGATTGAACCGTGCTGCTGGTCGCATTACACCCAGCACCGAGATGCGCAAGAAACACTGCAAAAACTACAG GGTGCTGGATTTGAAAgcgaggaggaggaggaagaagacgTAGCTAAAATCTTCGGAATCGAGGAAGTTTCAGAAACAGAGAAGAACCAGTGGTACAGGAAATGGCAACCCAGAATATGGACCCTCTTAGAGGAACCTTACTCTTCCCGAGCGGCTTTG CTTACAGCTTCAATATCCTTCATCTTCGTGATGCTATCCATTATGTCCTTCTGCATGGAAACAGCGGAATCTTTCACCGTCATAAACAACGGGACGAACGGAGAAGAATACAGTGAACCCATCGAAGCGCTCTTCATCCTTGAAGGCATCTGCGTGGCCTTCTTCACAATCGAACTCATCGTCCGTCTCGTCTTTTGTCCGAACAAAGTCAAATTCTTCCTCGAAGTCCTGAACATCATCGACATCGTCGCCTGCATTCCCTTCTACGTCGACGCTGTCGTCAAGATCGCCGGTGAACACCTTACCGGGCAGTGGAACGAAATCCTCGGCTTCATGAGGATCGTCCGTATCTTCCGAATCTTCAAGCTAGCGCGCCACCTAAGTGGCTTACAAATCCTCGTGCATACCTTGAAAGCGTCCGCAAAGGAACTTGTGTTGTTGATAGTGTTCTTAGGTCTCGGTGTGCTGATATCCTCCAGCCTTATTTACTATGCAGAGCGGTGGGTGGCCCAGGATGGCCAGAGGAATGACTTTCAGAACATCCCGGTTGGGTTCTGGTGGGCCGTCGTCACGATGACGACGGTCGGATACGGTGACCTGGTGCCGAGGACGTGGCTCGGGATGGTCGTCGGTGCGATCACGGCCATCATCGGCGTCTTGACGCTGGCTCTGCCCGTACCGGTAATCGTCAACAACTTCGCGCTGTACTACACGCACGCGCAGGCCAGATCAAAGCTACCCAAGAAGCGGAAGAGGGTCTTGGTCGGCGCTGCGGATGCGTTGAAGACACAAGGTGCTAACATCTCGTCGAGTATCAGTGGTTATTCCACCCAGTCAACTACCGAGGATGATGATGCTAGTATTAGGAGTGATGATATGCCTTTGAAGACAG TATCTGGAACGGTGCAAGCTGCGGGAGAGAACAAGAAGGACACCCCAGCACATCTCTTCACCGCCGCCTCGGCGAAGGGGGAGAAAACCAGCATCAGCGTCACCTTCACCGACGAGTGCGCTGAAACGTTCGCCAGTCCCAAGAAGACGCGGTCGCCGTCGCCGACATCGCCCGCGCCGAAGGAGCCCGGGGGAGAAGGGGGCGGCAAGCCCGCGAGGAGGATGGTCAAGAGGATGAGTCTCATGCCGGCGGCGAGGAGAGAGAGCTTCATGCCGAATGGTAACAGCG